The nucleotide sequence GAAGTGGCGGATGGTTTGAGCACGGAGGAGCTGGAGTGTAAAATCTGCTATTCTGCTTACAATCTTTCCAGTCGGCGACCAAAAGTGCTTGAGTGCTGCCATCGTTTGTGCTCCAAATGCCTGGCAAAAATCCGCAATCTGGGTGAGTCACCTCCGAACTCAGTGGTCTGTCCTTTCTGCCGCTATGTTACTGATCTTCCTGGAGAAGCTGGTGGCAGTCTACCGGATGACTACAACTTGGTGACTGTGCTGTCCATCCAAAACCAATACCTGAAGGGGAGCCAGGGTGAGATTTTGCTCACTCCCAGACATCTAAATTCTCTGGTGGGTCATTCAGCATCGGCAACGCCTTCGTCTCTGTGCTCCAACTATGTGGTCATCACTATTATGGAATCACCACAGGAGCGTGCCATTTCAGCAGATCACCGCTCCTCCAGCCTGGACTCCATGGCCTCAGTGACACGACGCTGCACAGTGTGGAACTGTATGACGATGCTGTGTCAGGCATTGGCCAGAATTCTGGTGTGGGTCGTGGGGCTTTTGTACTTCAGCTCTTTGCCAACAGGTATCTACTTACTTATCATGCAGAAGACCACTCTAGGAGTTCTGCTGATCAGTTTAATGCCTGTCAGCCTGGTCATCGTCATAGTGTATGGaatgtgccagtgtgtgtgccATGAGTTTTGGGACTGTTCACGTCCACCTTAAGGATCAAAACATGgatgtctccttctctctgtggACATAATGGACTGACAGGTTATTGAAAGCCTCAGTTCTCAGTTGGCAAAATGAACAAAACGAAAGTTTTACTTTAGAATATAATTTCTAACTATCTCTAGAATTCATGTATCTTTATACCACAATACTTACGAATTCTCAATCTGAAGATGCTGATTACCTTTTTAATGGTTGTTATTTTACAGCTCTGACTGCAGTTCTGGCTGTAAATTATATGGCAGGTTTATTGTAAATGCACActttctaatacattattatttctaaagTAGTATCCAATAGACACATTGTGCTCCATAATCTGAGACTTataataaactgatttaaaaagtgttttaaaaaagtGCAGCATGCCCTTAATTAATGAATGTTATCATTTTCAAACTGCTGTGGTATTAGTAAACTTCAGGGTTTGCTGTCACAGAAATATAATCCATTTCAGATGTTAATGGTTAACATATATATgcactttatttgtttattatgaaCACCTTTATTATAACACTTCTGCAGTTATCTCTAATCAGCAAATCATGTGGAGCAGGTCAAAGAAAAATCAGGTCAAGTGCTTCTGTTAATgtttaaaatccaaataaaggAAAACTGTGATCATTGTGACTTTAACCATGTCATGGATGTTGATACCAGACAATGCTGTTTTGAGTAGTTCAGAAAATCTCAtcgtctgttgtgtgtgaaatccccaggagatcagcagtttctgaaatactcacacCAGCTTATCTGGTACCAACATCCATGCAACGGTTAAAGTCAgagagatcacattttctccTCATCCTGGTGTCTGATGTGAccaactgaagctcttgacttgtatctgcatgatctcatgcattgtgctgctgccatgtgattggctgattagattaTGGCATTTGTTTAGATAATGGCACATGACCTATGCCAATGACCAGtttataaactttatttaatctcagaattccagtgaaagaaattgTAATGTTGTttttgaaatatataaatataaatacattttctatTGAATTAATAGGCCTAGTATTTCTTttagtatttgtttgtttattgtgtaatCAGGGACATCACTTGATTCACTAATGAAAAATATGCCACTGGCAGTTTCTTTAGCCTTTGTTATGgatgtttttgtcatttttgtgggaatattaaacatgaaaatacatgtgtgaaacattttgattttatttaggcCTTAAAGCCACACACTTTAATCACTGGTGCAATTATTAAGACAGCTGAAAGTCTATCTCGCTTAAATTACCTCAGTTCAACTACCCTATTTATTCTTGATAGACATGCAGtcacctccaaaagtattgaaATAGCAAGGGCGAATCTTTTGTTTGGGATTGAAGTTGAAGCCCttgatcagaatttcagctttcatttgctgattgattgattgattgattgattgattgattgattgatttatttatttatttatttatttatttatttatttaattcattcattcattcattcattcatttattgccTCAAGAACATGGCACTTTTGGTGGCAGACCACCCATTTTCAAAGTGAGCAAACGTATAGGAATAGATCAtcttaaagtaaattaaatagcacttaatatttggttgcatattCTCAGCATGCAGTAACTGCATCAAGCTGGGACCCTCTGGCatcactacactgttacactcttACATGCTTCTTTGAGTTGTTTGACAGCATCGGAATTAGTTTGTTTTGGTTGGTTTCTCCCTTCAGCCTCCTCTTCAGGTGGTGAAATGTTGCTCAGTTAGGTTAAGGTCTggtaatttttttcccctgataaAGTCCTTTGTTGTATTGTGGAATGCATTACTctgcaaaaatgtttttttttcttgtgataTGGCCTCTATGTTTCTGCTCTGATGAGGTTGTTGTTTTTACGcatttcttcacagctctcacaatgtttgTCATCACCTCTTGTTGTTTTCCTTGACCAACACGTCTGGTTGTTGGTGCACCAGtggcttctttctttttcaagacACTACAAATTGTTGTACTGATTATACTAAATGCTTGTGcaatcattatttctaattttCAGCTTTGAAATAGCTTTATTTTCTacccacacacagctctcatgTCTTCATGAAAGTTTATCTTTTTAAACCACAAATGCAATAAATCTAACTGAGCACACCTGGGAAAAAGAACCCCCTGTCAGTCACAAATGGCAAAATAGTTAAGGCTCTTGGTTACTGATCAAAAGGTCAAGGGTTCAAGCTCCACCACTGCCAAACTGCAACTGATGGGTCTTTggacaaggcccttaaccatttCTGCTGCAAGGGTGCTTTATCCAACTTCCTAAgataggatatgcaaagaaaaggatttcactgtgctctaaagtatatatgacaaataaaagctgctTCTTCTCCTTAAATTGTTTAATACATCTACATGTAAATATCTGAAAAGTGATGACATGAaaactgaaattctgatctatcatcTCATGCATTTGGTCTCAAATGTCTTGGGTGCACAACAAAAGCAAACTAATAGACTTTGacatcccaatacttttggaggggatTGTACGAACTGGCCATTCAGGATGTATTCTTGATTTGAGTCAAGTGTTTTAGCAATAGGATCAAGATCTACCAAGCCCCTTACCAGGATAAACCAGGTATTATTGTGATGAACCAGGTTTATTTTgagattaatttatttatctcacATATTGTCTTCATATAAGGAAATCACATTTTGCTTTGTGTTTATACTGTCAAAAGATCCTCATATGGAGATTgttgtgtgtaatatttttttttaaattgcatgTTAATTGAAGACATTCAGCAATTTTCATACTGAGTAGATTTCacaagatctctgaaggtgtgctgcgCTCATTCTTGGTccatttttgcagtgtgtcagGATGCATTATCCTACTGAAAGAGACTACTGGCATTAGGGAATAGCACTGAAGAGATGTATTTCGTTGGCAATAACTTTAGGTATAGGTAGGtgttaaagtaacatccacatgaatgtcaGGAACAAAGGTTTCCCAGTAGAACATTACTCAGAGTATCACACTGCCTCTGAGGGCTtggtttcttcccacagtgCATCCAGGTGCCCTCTCTTCCCTGGGGAACCGAGGCACACTTATCCAGCCGTCCAAATGTTATTCCCTTCACCTATCAGTGGTTTTAAGATATGGCTGTTATATTAGTGGCATCGTAGCCCCTTCACTCTTACAACATTTTTAGTATCAGTTACTGACAACAGAATATTCAAAGATGATTGGATAAAGAAGtatctatttattttccttgTGTCACATTCAAAACTGTTGTGTTCATGGTGCTAATCAAactaagaacaaaaaaaaaaatcaaattgtcTTATTTATAGCCACTAATGGTTAAGTATGATAATTGATAAATCGGTCCTTTGTAAGAAATATTATGTAACTAGACTTTCACTAAATTGAGTTGAATAACTTAAGCCTTAATTTACTAATAAACAAGAAGTATATAAACTCAACGCCCACTAAAATGCCATATCACTGTCGCTGGCATGCTGTAATTGGTTCACCACCCAAGTGATATCTGTGTGAGGCTCCCTGTCAGTTTATAAACAGGGTTGCAGTGCACAAAGTTTCAAGAGAAAGAGGACATTTTGGGGGCAGAAGTTCTTCAATATTCATGCTAATCTTATCACAAACACCCTGTTGTGGTCaaatgcatgtgtgtaaaaaaaaaaattttttagcaTCAATAACAATGATCTGATTTGGTTTATTGTAAACTGAGATCAATTACATAACAATCAAAGACGTTCCTAAAATAGGTGATTTGCCTGTATTTCCATGTAAGTCCCTGCTATTACACAAGGCTCACAGAGGACATGTTATTGAtaggctgtgtgtgtctgggcaTGCATCAACTCCTGGAGAAGTGTGACTGGACTCctcctcagccaatcagatcgcCGCATTTCTcaccaacaacaaacaaaagatCGGAGTGAGAGCTCTGTCGATGTCGCTGAATTATATTCCTCAATTCGCTTCATGTTGTCTTAGATGAGCGAGATTCATGGTTTTTGCCTTTGTTTCCTCACCTTCGTGCATCGACTTTGTAACAGCGAGGAGCTTCTCCGCTTCACTAACCCAGTCAGCCAGGAGAGCTGTTTTGCGCCGTGTTCTCTCAAGCTAGCGAACTAGCTAACCTTAAAAAACGcgaaaaaacagaaatagtcCGTGTTTTGTGGTCGGTGACAGCAGACAGAGCCCATCGCTGGAGTCTTTCAGAGAGCTGTCCAGCTAAAGATAGCTGGTTAGCTGTGAATATTAAAGGGAGGAATCTGATCGCAATGTCCGGACCGTCATCGGGCTGCGGCTTTCTGATGTCGGTTGTTCACGGAGACTCGGCTCTGAAcgagcaggaaaaagagctcAACCAGCGGCTCAGACGCCTTTACCCGGCGGTCAACGAGCAAGAAACTCCACTGCCCAGATCCTGGAGCCCAAAGGACAAATTCAGCTACATCGGCCTGTCACAAAACAACCTGCGCGTGCATTATAAAGGTAATCAGCTTGATCAACAACaaagctagctggctaacacTGTATATGTATGGCTAGTGTACATGTTAGCAGTATGTGAGCTGTGTAAGCAATAGGTGGGTTAGTACTgcaaaataaatagttttactGCTTATTATCCTCCAAGGGATTCGACATATAACTGCTATCACAATTAGCTAGGCAGTAAATATACCCAGGTAATGAAATAACATGTTTGACAGCCTTGTCAAATTATCTAGCTTgctaaaaaacaaattaacaaaacATCTCGAGATATTTAGACATGTCAGTTTTTGTTGGTCTTAATGTTGCACGCTACATTGTGGGTCGTGTTGATTTTAATCAGTTGATGTGAAAATTATTTGATTACTACGACAGTGGCTAGTTCTCGACAacccaagtttttttttttttttttttttagaactaaCTAGCATTATATAGCTGGCTACGTTACTTTTTCACACCCGTATTCCGACAAACCCCGCCTCATGCGCTAGGATTTGGCAGCTCATTGGACGGACCCGTGCGTATTGTTTCCACTGAACCCTTGATCAGAGCCAATCGTAACGCAGGAATTTCCGAAAACAGGTAGGAGAAAATGGCGTCAGAGGATTCGCACTGAAATCCGGAAGTAGCATCTGGATAGATATGTATTTTTAGCTAATCTCTTTTGTAGTTTGTTAGCGAGCCAAGACACTGAAATTGTGCACTTTTCTCGGATAAAGAGTAACAGCCATCCATTATAGTTGCTCATGCTAACAAATCAAAGTGTCAGATCCTCCTATCTGTGAATACCAAAGACTCTTGTCGGATATGCTATAGGTAGCTAACTGAAGCCTCTAGCCTATTAGCGTTAGCTCAGTAAGGCCTGCTCGCTAATGCTGCTGATTGCCTTGGTAGTCGTATAGAAACAGAAGTGAACATGGTGCTGCTGGAGCTCTAGCTTCAGAGGTGTTGTTTACACAAGATAACAAGTTTTCAAAATTTCtcacaaaaacatgccagtcatgtagaagtgtgtgatgttctaTAGCCATTTTATTCACCATAGAAAGACGGAAAGCTAGACCATTTAAAAAGTCCAAACAGTTGGTACTGGCTGGTAGATAATTCtctatatatcatatatcatatcatatcatatcatatctcatatcatattatattatatatatatatatatatatatatatatatatatatatatatatatatatatatatatatatatatatatatataaataaatattatattatttatttggaaaacttgtatacctgctcatttatgcagttttcTAATCAGTCAATCATATGGCAGCAGAGCAGCGcaaaaagtgacacacacccgatcaggcataacattatgagcagtgacaggtgaagtgaataagactgatgatctcctcatcatggcacctgttagtgggtgggatatattaggcagcaagtgaatattttgtcctcaaagttgatgtgttagaagcaggaatattgggcaagtgtaaggatttgagcgagtttgatgaagggccaaattgtgattgctagacaaaactgcagctcttgtgtggtgttcccggtctgcagtggtcagtatctatcaaaatggtccaaggaaggaacagtggtgaaccggcaacagggtcaagggcggccaaggctcactcaAGGCTTCACTCATtcagtgaaggctggcccgtgtgatccgatccaacatacgagctactgttgctcagattgctgaagaagttaatgctggttctgatagaaaggtcatAATTTTATGTCCGATCGGTGTACAGGTCAAGaacttcaggtaatgttcacaccAAACATCAAATGAAGTGACCTTAACCATAGCATGGATGCTGGTGCCAGATAGACTGGTTTGCGGATTTCAGAAACTTGTTGATCTCCTAGGAATTCATGCTATATCTTCAAAAACTTCCTATGACCCTATGATCTTATCTACTCCATTCTGCATAAATTCTAGACactgttgtgcatgaaaatcctAGGAGACCAGCAGTTCATGAAATACTCACATGAGCCCATATCCCCAGAATTTTTGGCCCacagaatagatttttttcacACAGAGGCCAACATTTTAGTCTAATTGATCCAAGGCACTTACTATAAGAAATACACTGGCCaatctaaaaataatttaaaatgcaaattataCCACAATGTCCActgaggttttgtttgtttgcacttTATTTGTGTGGAAAACCTTTTCTGTTTACTCAAAGTGGAAATTACAGTTGGCTGTGGACGTAGAGGGAGTTTAGATAAGGTGATTAGTCTAGGCTTCTTAGTTTCCTTTTGTTTACTTCTTGTCCAGTGTTTTTGTAATTATTgatattaaaggaaaaaatccACCCTAGAGCGCATTAAATATCTTTATATCCAAATGTTTGTGTGGTGCTTCGGCGCTAATTTGTTGGTTGGTGTTTTGCTTTAGAAATTCCTGTGAATGTGTTATATGCTGATGTCACAGGGGGGCGGTGCTGGTGCAGTTACAGGGGTGTATAAGAGGTAAAATTTCAGTGATAACAGTCAGATTTTATTACTAGTTCCTAAAAGAACAAGAgcttacaccgaccaggcataaggttatgaccacctgcataatattgtgttggtcccccttttgctgccaaaacagccctgacccaccatgcgctgtgtattctgacaccagcattaacttctacagcaatttgagcaacagtagctcgtctgttggatcggatcacacgggccagccttcgctccccacgtgcatcagtgagccttgaccgcccttgaccctgtcaccggttcaccactgttccttccttgggccactttggatagatactgaccactgcagaccgggaacatcccacaagatctgcagttttggagatgctctgatccagtggtctagccatcacaatttggcccttcatcaaactcgctcaaatccttacacttccccttttttcctgattctaacacatcaactttaggtcaaaatattcactttctgcttaatatatcccacccactaacaggtgacatgatgaggagataatcagtgttattcacttcctgtcactgcgcataatgttatgcctgatcggtgtatgtcctCAATAACTATCTTCCAATGATGTTATATTAATCatattaatggaaaaaaatccaaacaaaccTGGATGCTAACTTTCAGAAGGCAGTGCAGTTATGTGACAGTTGCTGATTTGCAGCAAAGACTGCTAGTTCAAGCGATCCACAAGATGACCAGGTTATGGCATGGACAGATGTTGGAATAAATGTTGAAGCTTTGGGACCGTATCTGTTTAGGGAGAGTGTACAGATAAAGAAATGAGAGTGCTGGACAAACTAGACTAAAGCACCTTGTTGCATATTTTAGGGGGAAAATAGCTAATGCTTGTTTAAAAAGTTGCTCAAATTCACCAGATGAGATTATAAACAAATTAGCATATGCTTTGATTCTCATCATGTCATTTGAGTATCAAAACAGAGTTTATCAGGATAGAAAATAATAGTTAGATACAACTTGTCTTTGGTCCTGGAACCACAATGTATGTTACATCAACTATTTTCACAATGTTATTTAAAATCATGTCGTTTTCCATGAAGAATGCAGACAAAAAGAAGATTTTGTTTATCAGTTAAACATTTTATGAACTTATTTAATCC is from Hemibagrus wyckioides isolate EC202008001 linkage group LG07, SWU_Hwy_1.0, whole genome shotgun sequence and encodes:
- the rnf182 gene encoding E3 ubiquitin-protein ligase RNF182, whose translation is MMSKLPEEVADGLSTEELECKICYSAYNLSSRRPKVLECCHRLCSKCLAKIRNLGESPPNSVVCPFCRYVTDLPGEAGGSLPDDYNLVTVLSIQNQYLKGSQGEILLTPRHLNSLVGHSASATPSSLCSNYVVITIMESPQERAISADHRSSSLDSMASVTRRCTVWNCMTMLCQALARILVWVVGLLYFSSLPTGIYLLIMQKTTLGVLLISLMPVSLVIVIVYGMCQCVCHEFWDCSRPP